A part of Girardinichthys multiradiatus isolate DD_20200921_A chromosome 12, DD_fGirMul_XY1, whole genome shotgun sequence genomic DNA contains:
- the cenph gene encoding centromere protein H, whose protein sequence is MDASDNTGSLKEMVETVGQNGGPAAENCSALEGVLPAEMLRIKQQMSNQCFEMAVQLNAGKSKRSCSTSEAERELPNFVSELERVKGVHFNSTLVLHRLQMWHAIGEKMKQAGPDAAVLKTVSDRCMALCSQIKQLQIENRNLQNEITEIQKQRLEIKRLTHEKMKEMEGLMSSKEHPEKYNAVLEKGLANLEKYKKMTIVTQNVLRGILLACKVNWLDDPTLRETVMTLEEFPISE, encoded by the exons ATGGACGCCTCTGACAACACAGGCAGCTTAAAAGAAATGGTGGAGACTGTGGGACAGAATGGCGGTCCGGCTGCTGAGAACTGCTCTGCACTAGAAGGCGTCCTGCCTGCAGAGATGCTAAG AATCAAACAGCAGATGTCCAACCAGTGCTTTGAGATGGCTGTGCAGCTCAATGCAG GAAAAAGTAAGCGGTCCTGCAGCACatctgaggcagaaagagagtT GCCAAACTTCGTCTCTGAGCTCGAACGCGTGAAGGGGGTCCATTTTAACAGCACCCTGGTGCTGCACAG ACTGCAGATGTGGCAcgctataggagaaaaaatgaagCAGGCAGGTCCAGATGCAGC AGTCCTGAAGACTGTGAGTGATCGCTGCATGGCTCTGTGTTCGCAGATAAAACAGCTTCAGATT GAGAACAGAAATCTGCAAAATGAAattacagaaatacaaaagcagAGACTGG agatTAAGCGACTCACACATGAAAAAATGAAAGAGATGGAGGGGTTAATGTCCAGCAAAGAGCATCCAGAAAAGTACAATGCTGTGTTGGAGAAAGGCCTGGCCAACCTGGAGAAATATAAAAAGATGACCATAGTAACACAGAATGTCCTCAGG GGCATCCTGTTGGCCTGTAAAGTTAACTGGCTGGATGACCCAACACTTCGGGAAACTGTGATGACACTGGAGGAGTTCCCAATCTCTGAGTAG